A genomic window from Nocardioides rotundus includes:
- a CDS encoding arginine deiminase, whose translation MAHYADSEVGTLRTVMLHRPGNELKRLTPRNNDRLLFDGVPWVSRAQEEHDAFAETLRGRGVEVLYLTDLLTETFASEQARAHAISMTLSSLHLGDTLRRYLDQVLTGLSPEELTAYLSAGVRNDEVRGGFGLVTSLLDDQDFLIDPLPNLLFTRDSSVWVRDRATVTSLAMPARARETQLTELIYTEHPRFAGTERIHGWHHEHVEGGDVLLLAPGVIAVGCGERTTPAGAERLARQVFQHGLAHTVLAVPIAQERATMHLDTICTMVDVDKVVMYPNVAHQLQAFTVTMAEPGTDEQDMTLDVSPPEPFLVAAAKAMQIDTLHQIDTGLDPVTAEREQWDDGNNTLALAPRVAVAYERNDETNERLEASGIEVIRIAGSELGSGRGGPRCMSCPISRDPLA comes from the coding sequence ATGGCGCACTACGCAGACTCCGAGGTCGGCACCCTTCGCACCGTGATGCTGCACCGGCCCGGCAACGAGCTGAAGCGGCTCACCCCGCGCAACAACGACCGGCTGCTCTTCGACGGCGTCCCGTGGGTGTCGCGGGCGCAGGAGGAGCACGACGCCTTCGCCGAGACCCTGCGCGGGCGGGGCGTCGAGGTGCTCTATCTCACCGACCTGCTCACCGAGACCTTCGCCTCCGAGCAGGCGCGGGCGCACGCGATCTCGATGACGCTCTCCTCGCTGCACCTCGGGGACACCCTGCGCCGCTACCTCGACCAGGTCCTGACCGGCCTGTCCCCCGAGGAGCTGACCGCCTATCTGTCGGCCGGGGTCCGCAACGACGAGGTGCGTGGTGGCTTCGGGCTGGTCACCTCGCTGCTCGACGACCAGGACTTCCTCATCGACCCGCTGCCGAACCTGCTCTTCACCCGCGACTCCAGCGTGTGGGTGCGCGACCGCGCGACGGTCACCTCCCTGGCGATGCCGGCCCGCGCGCGGGAGACCCAGCTGACCGAGCTGATCTACACCGAGCACCCGCGGTTCGCCGGCACCGAGCGGATCCACGGCTGGCACCACGAGCACGTGGAGGGCGGCGACGTGCTGCTCCTCGCGCCGGGCGTGATCGCCGTCGGCTGCGGTGAGCGTACGACGCCCGCCGGCGCCGAGCGGCTCGCCCGCCAGGTGTTCCAGCACGGCCTGGCCCACACCGTGCTGGCCGTGCCGATCGCCCAGGAGCGGGCGACCATGCACCTGGACACGATCTGCACGATGGTCGACGTCGACAAGGTGGTGATGTATCCCAACGTCGCCCACCAGCTGCAGGCGTTCACCGTGACCATGGCCGAGCCCGGCACCGACGAGCAGGACATGACGCTGGACGTCTCCCCGCCCGAGCCGTTCCTCGTCGCGGCCGCCAAGGCGATGCAGATCGACACCCTGCACCAGATCGACACCGGCCTGGACCCGGTCACGGCCGAGCGCGAGCAGTGGGACGACGGCAACAACACCCTGGCCCTGGCGCCGCGGGTCGCGGTGGCCTACGAGCGCAACGACGAGACCAACGAGCGGCTCGAGGCCTCGGGCATCGAGGTGATCCGGATCGCCGGGTCCGAGCTGGGCTCGGGTCGCGGCGGGCCGCGGTGCATGTCCTGCCCGATCTCGCGGGACCCGCTGGCCTGA
- a CDS encoding transposase: MRIEMPQKRKKYDREFREGAVRIVEETGKPIAQVARNLGVVEGTLGNWVKQAREAREGRDGMSKDDHEELKRLRAENAELRMERDVLKRSVVLWVKEATK, encoded by the coding sequence ATGAGGATCGAGATGCCACAGAAGCGGAAGAAGTACGACCGGGAGTTCCGTGAGGGAGCTGTCCGGATCGTCGAAGAGACCGGGAAGCCGATCGCTCAGGTCGCGCGCAACCTCGGCGTGGTCGAGGGCACGTTGGGCAACTGGGTCAAGCAGGCCCGGGAAGCACGCGAGGGCCGCGACGGAATGTCGAAGGACGACCACGAGGAGCTCAAGCGGCTGCGTGCTGAGAACGCCGAGCTCCGGATGGAGCGTGATGTCCTCAAGCGATCCGTGGTCCTGTGGGTGAAGGAGGCGACGAAGTGA